From Pseudomonas hefeiensis, one genomic window encodes:
- a CDS encoding sensor histidine kinase, with product MKAKLSPFHRPRDTVARWIALTTMLAMLTLLALNELFGLLAGTWARPPLMETGLMEKAAAITRIIDSVAPGQRPDIARAASDQAFAAQWLPRREDARLPVIDDPQFSEGSAFLRKQLGRPDARIEAFEPADWPADQPNRRYAVLIQLADHSWVEFSVPSRSWGMKEWMRNLIIIALILLSTFIVGLIATRHLATPLERFAEGARRFGVDFKAPPIPVVGPHEIRQAILAFNAMQAQLQHFVQDRTQMLAAISHDLRAPLTRMRLRGEFIDDAEQQSRLFRDVDEMQVMVNSALEFFRDEARLEHATAFDLAELLHTVVDDFKDAGTEVSFEGAHRFVYVGRPIGIKRALVNLIDNASKYGSEPGVQLKAFMDRVEIRVHDRGPGIAPQLHEQVFAPFFRIEGSRNKNTGGVSLGLSAARATVLEHGGTLTLRNRRSGGLEVKVSLPLN from the coding sequence ATGAAGGCCAAGCTCTCACCCTTTCATCGACCACGCGATACGGTCGCCCGCTGGATTGCCCTGACCACCATGCTCGCCATGCTGACCTTACTGGCATTGAACGAGCTGTTCGGCCTGTTGGCCGGAACCTGGGCGCGCCCTCCCCTGATGGAAACCGGCCTGATGGAGAAGGCCGCCGCCATCACTCGCATCATCGACTCGGTGGCGCCCGGACAACGACCCGATATCGCCAGGGCGGCCAGCGACCAGGCGTTCGCCGCGCAATGGTTACCCCGCCGTGAAGATGCACGATTACCGGTGATCGACGACCCGCAATTCAGTGAGGGCTCGGCGTTCCTGCGCAAGCAGCTGGGCAGGCCCGACGCCAGGATAGAGGCCTTCGAGCCCGCCGATTGGCCCGCCGATCAGCCAAACAGACGCTACGCGGTCCTCATCCAACTGGCCGACCATTCCTGGGTGGAGTTTTCCGTGCCCTCTCGCAGTTGGGGCATGAAGGAATGGATGCGCAACCTGATCATTATCGCGCTGATTCTTTTATCGACTTTCATCGTCGGCTTGATTGCCACGCGGCACCTGGCGACCCCGCTGGAACGCTTCGCCGAGGGCGCCAGGCGCTTTGGCGTGGACTTCAAGGCGCCGCCCATCCCCGTGGTCGGCCCTCACGAAATCCGCCAGGCGATCCTCGCGTTCAACGCCATGCAGGCCCAGCTCCAGCACTTCGTCCAGGACCGCACACAAATGCTCGCCGCCATCTCCCACGACCTGCGCGCCCCCCTGACCCGCATGCGCCTGCGTGGAGAGTTCATCGACGACGCCGAACAGCAATCGAGACTGTTCAGGGACGTGGATGAAATGCAGGTGATGGTCAATAGCGCGCTGGAATTTTTTCGCGACGAAGCTCGGCTCGAACACGCCACCGCGTTCGACCTGGCCGAGCTGCTGCACACCGTCGTCGACGACTTCAAGGATGCCGGCACTGAGGTTTCATTCGAGGGCGCTCATCGTTTCGTTTATGTGGGCCGGCCCATCGGGATCAAGCGAGCGCTGGTCAACCTGATCGACAATGCGAGCAAATATGGCAGCGAGCCGGGCGTTCAGCTCAAGGCGTTCATGGACCGCGTCGAAATTCGCGTCCACGACCGCGGACCTGGCATCGCGCCGCAGTTGCACGAGCAAGTCTTCGCACCCTTCTTCCGCATCGAGGGCTCACGCAACAAGAACACCGGTGGTGTCAGCCTGGGGCTGTCGGCGGCACGGGCGACGGTGCTGGAGCATGGCGGGACGCTGACCCTCAGGAATCGGCGCAGCGGCGGCCTGGAGGTCAAGGTCTCGCTGCCGCTCAACTGA
- the kefF gene encoding glutathione-regulated potassium-efflux system oxidoreductase KefF: MILIIYAHPYPDQSRVNQQMLQRASSNPDVVIRSLYELYPDFNIDVGAEQRAVEQSQLLVLQHPMHWYSMPPLLKLWIDKVFTHGWAYGRDATALKDKPLLWAVTTGGNHDHFQIGACPGFQVLAQPLHATAIYCHMRWLEPVVVHGAYAGASETLDAQIEHYSARLASWKED, encoded by the coding sequence ATGATTCTGATCATTTACGCCCACCCCTACCCCGACCAATCACGGGTCAACCAGCAAATGCTCCAGCGGGCATCCAGCAATCCGGACGTGGTCATACGGTCGCTCTACGAGCTTTATCCGGACTTCAACATCGACGTCGGGGCCGAACAGCGCGCCGTCGAACAGAGCCAACTGCTCGTTCTCCAGCACCCGATGCATTGGTACAGCATGCCGCCGCTGCTGAAATTGTGGATCGATAAAGTGTTCACCCATGGCTGGGCCTATGGCAGAGACGCCACAGCCCTCAAAGACAAGCCCCTGCTATGGGCTGTTACCACGGGTGGCAACCACGATCATTTCCAGATCGGCGCCTGCCCGGGTTTCCAGGTGCTGGCCCAGCCCCTCCACGCAACGGCCATCTACTGCCACATGCGCTGGCTGGAGCCGGTCGTGGTACACGGCGCGTATGCCGGCGCGTCCGAGACCCTGGACGCACAAATCGAACACTACAGCGCACGCCTGGCCTCCTGGAAGGAAGATTGA
- the kefC gene encoding glutathione-regulated potassium-efflux system protein KefC yields METHSLIELLIYLGSAVLIVPIAVRLGLGPVLGYLLAGCVIGPWGLKLVTDVQAILEFAEIGVVLMLFVIGLELDPKRLWALRRMVFGGGALQMLACGGAIAVFCAALGLNWTAALLVGLTLSLSSTAIAMQAMNERNLTSTAVGRSSFAVLLFQDIAAIPLVAMIPLLSAHGETPSGTALVLSIVKIVVAISVVVLLGRYVTRPLLRFAARSGLREIFSAVALFLVFGFGFLLEEAGLSMAMGAFLAGVLLASSEYRHALESDIEPFKGLLLGLFFIGVGMSIDFGTLINAPLKVLTLTLGFILIKLLVIKTVSRFLNVPTGQRSWQAVLLGQGSEFAFVVFGAATLAGILTDQWGKSLTLAVALSMCLTPLLILLLDRIESNTSKDRQESDLVDQQNPRVIIAGFGRFGQIAGRLLMSCGVEVVVLDHDPDNIETLRKFGVKVFYGDATRLDLLHAAGAGQAVVLINAIDDQQDNLTLTRLAREHFPALKLIVRARDMGHLITLRQMGVQAAERETFESALALGRNALVQMGVGAYEARERADQFRRLNLQMLEEIVAQPEDDLKFRHDAYRRANALLTQMFNEDRARPVDSWPDHHRNETDEARS; encoded by the coding sequence ATGGAGACTCACAGCCTGATTGAACTGCTTATCTACCTGGGTTCGGCGGTGTTGATCGTGCCGATTGCCGTCAGGTTGGGCCTGGGCCCGGTGTTGGGTTATCTGCTGGCCGGGTGCGTGATCGGCCCGTGGGGGCTCAAGCTCGTGACTGACGTACAGGCGATTCTGGAATTCGCCGAAATCGGTGTCGTCCTGATGCTGTTCGTGATCGGGCTCGAACTCGATCCCAAGCGGCTCTGGGCGTTGCGCAGGATGGTGTTCGGTGGCGGCGCCTTGCAGATGCTCGCCTGTGGCGGGGCAATCGCGGTGTTCTGCGCGGCCCTGGGGCTGAATTGGACGGCCGCGCTGCTGGTCGGCCTGACCCTGAGCCTGTCCTCCACGGCCATCGCCATGCAAGCGATGAACGAGCGCAACCTGACGTCGACCGCCGTCGGGCGCAGCAGCTTCGCCGTCTTGTTGTTCCAGGACATCGCGGCCATTCCCCTGGTTGCCATGATTCCGTTGTTGTCGGCCCACGGTGAAACGCCGTCAGGCACCGCTCTGGTGCTTTCGATCGTCAAGATCGTCGTGGCCATCAGCGTCGTCGTGCTGTTGGGACGCTACGTGACGCGCCCGCTGCTGCGCTTCGCCGCGCGGTCGGGTCTGCGTGAAATCTTCAGCGCCGTGGCGCTGTTCCTGGTGTTCGGTTTCGGTTTTCTTCTGGAAGAGGCCGGCTTGTCGATGGCCATGGGCGCGTTCCTCGCCGGGGTGCTGCTGGCCAGCTCTGAATATCGCCATGCCCTGGAAAGCGACATCGAACCGTTCAAAGGCTTACTGCTGGGGCTGTTTTTTATCGGCGTCGGCATGTCGATCGATTTTGGCACGCTGATCAATGCACCGCTGAAGGTCCTGACCCTGACCCTGGGTTTCATTCTGATCAAATTGCTGGTGATCAAGACCGTCAGCCGGTTCCTCAACGTCCCTACCGGCCAACGCTCATGGCAAGCAGTGTTGCTCGGCCAGGGCAGCGAGTTCGCCTTCGTGGTGTTCGGCGCCGCCACGCTGGCTGGCATTCTGACAGACCAGTGGGGCAAGAGCCTGACGCTGGCGGTGGCCCTGTCCATGTGCCTGACGCCCTTGCTGATCCTGCTGCTGGATCGAATAGAGTCCAACACCAGCAAAGACCGCCAGGAATCCGACCTCGTCGATCAGCAGAACCCACGGGTGATCATCGCCGGGTTCGGCCGCTTCGGACAGATCGCCGGACGTCTCTTGATGTCCTGCGGCGTCGAGGTGGTGGTGCTGGACCATGACCCCGACAACATCGAGACGCTGCGCAAATTCGGCGTGAAAGTGTTCTACGGCGACGCCACTCGCCTCGATCTGCTCCACGCGGCCGGTGCCGGCCAGGCGGTGGTGTTGATCAATGCGATCGACGACCAGCAGGACAACCTGACGCTGACCCGACTGGCCCGGGAGCACTTCCCCGCGTTGAAACTGATCGTCCGTGCGCGGGACATGGGGCACCTGATCACCCTGCGGCAGATGGGCGTGCAGGCCGCCGAGCGGGAAACCTTCGAGAGCGCGTTGGCATTGGGCCGAAATGCGCTGGTGCAGATGGGTGTCGGGGCTTACGAAGCGCGCGAGCGCGCGGATCAGTTCCGTCGTTTGAATCTGCAGATGCTGGAGGAAATCGTCGCCCAGCCGGAAGACGACCTCAAGTTCAGGCACGACGCCTACCGGCGCGCCAACGCGTTGCTCACGCAGATGTTCAACGAAGACCGTGCGCGCCCCGTCGACAGTTGGCCTGACCATCATCGAAACGAGACGGATGAGGCGCGCAGCTGA